One part of the Eulemur rufifrons isolate Redbay chromosome 16, OSU_ERuf_1, whole genome shotgun sequence genome encodes these proteins:
- the APOBEC1 gene encoding C->U-editing enzyme APOBEC-1, whose amino-acid sequence MTSEKGPSTGDPTLRRRIEPWEFEAFFDPRELRKEACLLYEIKWGASHKIWRNTGKSTTTHVEVNFIEKFTSERRSDSPISCSITWFLSWSPCWECSKAIREFLSQHPSVTLVIYVARLFWHMDQQNRQGLRDLINSGVTVQIMRVSEYCHCWRNFVNYPPGKEASCPTYPPLWVMLYALELHCVILSLPPCLKISRRCQNQLTFFRLTLQNCHYQTIPPHILLATGLIQPSVTWR is encoded by the exons GTCCTTCAACTGGTGATCCCACTCTGCG GAGAAGAATTGAGCCCTGGGAATTTGAAGCCTTCTTTGACCCCAGAGAACTGCGTAAAGAGGCCTGTCTGCTTTACGAAATCAAGTGGGGCGCAAGCCACAAGATCTGGAGAAACACAGGCAAAAGCACCACCACTCACGTTGAAGtaaactttatagaaaaatttacctCAGAAAGACGTTCTGACTCTCCCATCAGCTGCTCCATCACCTGGTTCTTGTCCTGGAGTCCCTGTTGGGAATGTTCCAAGGCTATTAGAGAATTTCTGAGCCAACACCCTAGTGTGACTCTGGTTATTTACGTAGCACGTCTTTTTTGGCACATGGATCAACAAAACCGGCAAGGACTCAGGGACCTCATCAACAGTGGGGTCACTGTCCAGATTATGAGAGTCTCAG AGTATTGTCACTGCTGGAGGAATTTTGTCAACTACCCACCTGGGAAAGAAGCTTCCTGTCCAACATACCCACCTCTGTGGGTGATGCTGTATGCACTGGAACTGCATTGCGTAATCCTG AGTCTTCCACCCTGCTTAAAGATTTCAAGAAGATGTCAAAATCAGCTTACGTTTTTCAGACTTACTCTTCAAAATTGCCATTACCAAACGATTCCCCCCCACATCCTTTTAGCCACAGGGTTGATTCAGCCTTCTGTGACTTGGAGATGA